In the genome of Polaribacter sp. MED152, one region contains:
- a CDS encoding alpha/beta fold hydrolase yields the protein MDVKAWSEKGKMFSVLGKEVFVIDEGRSENTLVILHGYGTSTIDYHKILPELTKHYRVVLQDLVGFGFSDKPNKQYFSILDQTDVILELWKILELENITLVSHNLGAAIALELMARNKTQLLDIKFKEFVFLNSTVSFNHEIEDEEHDNISPLQDFSRKMQLMFSSFAFYKIKVKDFFFDANHFSEEDMKARWILMDHKDGREIIDFLANYGTECRLLWNRWFTALDKNILPCKIIIGKNDIIYSEIEAGHFANHIRDCKLHNIENCGHYPMLEKPNELINLILN from the coding sequence TTGATGAAGGTAGAAGTGAAAATACACTTGTTATCTTGCATGGTTATGGAACATCGACCATAGATTATCATAAAATTTTACCAGAATTAACAAAGCACTATAGAGTAGTTTTACAAGATTTAGTTGGTTTCGGCTTTTCTGATAAACCTAACAAACAATATTTTAGCATTCTAGATCAAACTGACGTAATTTTAGAATTATGGAAAATACTAGAGCTTGAAAATATAACACTGGTAAGCCATAATTTAGGTGCAGCTATTGCTTTAGAATTAATGGCTAGAAATAAAACACAGCTTTTAGATATCAAATTTAAAGAATTCGTTTTCTTAAATAGTACAGTATCTTTTAATCATGAAATAGAAGATGAAGAACATGATAACATTAGTCCTTTACAAGATTTTTCTCGTAAAATGCAATTGATGTTTTCTTCTTTTGCCTTTTATAAAATTAAAGTAAAGGACTTCTTTTTTGATGCCAATCATTTTAGTGAGGAAGACATGAAAGCAAGATGGATTTTAATGGATCATAAAGATGGAAGAGAAATTATAGATTTCCTTGCCAACTATGGTACAGAATGCAGATTGTTATGGAACAGATGGTTTACTGCTTTAGATAAAAATATATTGCCTTGTAAAATTATTATTGGTAAAAATGATATTATCTATAGCGAAATTGAAGCAGGACATTTTGCAAATCATATTAGAGATTGCAAACTACACAATATCGAAAATTGTGGGCACTACCCTATGTTAGAAAAACCAAATGAATTGATTAACTTAATCCTAAATTAA
- a CDS encoding class I SAM-dependent RNA methyltransferase, translating to MNRDFKMTATTLFGLESVLAEELKKLGAQDIKEAVRSVSFRGDKGFMYKANIALRTAVRILKPIKTCKIYDEEDLYESIQKIKWENYLDAEGTFAIGAVVNSKNFTSNSHYISLKSKDAIADYFRHKYHKRPNVDLKYPDVKIHIHIQKDWLTVSLDSSGDSLHKRGYRTATNIAPINEVLAAGMVLLSGYTGDENFIDPMCGSGTILIEAAMIANNIPANINRKLFAFENWKDYDEDLYFTIQDALLKKIRSSHFKIMGFDKAPSAIQKAKANVISANLEEFIGVHHVNFFNSTKEVFGNTTILFNPPYGERLNIDTNEFYKKIGDTLKHNYPGSTAWLITSDTDALKSVGLRTSKRIALKNGDLDCKFVKYELYEGSRKLKKNAVDI from the coding sequence ATGAATAGAGATTTTAAAATGACAGCAACAACACTTTTTGGTTTAGAAAGTGTTTTGGCAGAAGAGCTTAAAAAGTTAGGTGCACAAGATATAAAAGAGGCTGTAAGAAGTGTTTCTTTTAGAGGTGATAAAGGTTTTATGTATAAGGCTAATATTGCATTAAGAACTGCTGTTCGAATTTTAAAACCAATTAAAACCTGTAAAATCTATGATGAAGAAGATTTGTATGAGTCTATTCAAAAAATTAAATGGGAAAACTATTTAGATGCAGAAGGTACTTTTGCAATTGGAGCAGTAGTAAACTCAAAAAACTTTACCTCTAACTCACATTATATATCATTAAAGTCTAAAGATGCAATTGCAGATTATTTTAGACACAAATATCATAAAAGACCAAATGTAGATTTAAAATATCCAGATGTAAAAATCCATATTCATATTCAGAAAGATTGGTTAACAGTTTCTTTAGATTCTTCTGGAGATTCTCTACATAAAAGGGGCTACAGAACAGCAACCAATATTGCACCAATTAACGAGGTTTTGGCTGCAGGTATGGTTTTACTTTCAGGTTATACAGGAGATGAAAACTTTATAGACCCAATGTGTGGTTCAGGAACTATTTTAATTGAGGCAGCAATGATTGCCAATAATATTCCTGCAAATATTAATAGAAAGCTTTTTGCATTCGAAAATTGGAAAGATTATGATGAGGACCTATATTTTACCATTCAAGATGCTTTACTTAAAAAAATAAGATCATCGCATTTTAAGATTATGGGCTTTGATAAAGCACCTTCTGCTATTCAAAAGGCAAAAGCCAATGTAATATCTGCAAATTTAGAAGAGTTTATTGGTGTGCATCATGTAAACTTCTTCAACTCTACAAAAGAAGTTTTTGGTAATACTACTATATTATTTAATCCTCCTTATGGAGAACGTTTGAATATAGATACCAATGAGTTCTATAAAAAAATAGGAGATACTTTAAAGCACAATTATCCTGGTTCTACAGCTTGGCTAATTACCTCAGATACAGATGCTTTAAAATCTGTTGGTTTACGTACTTCTAAACGAATTGCTCTTAAAAACGGAGATTTGGATTGTAAGTTTGTAAAATATGAATTGTATGAAGGTTCTAGAAAACTAAAAAAAAATGCAGTTGATATTTAA
- a CDS encoding class I SAM-dependent methyltransferase → MKTKEWFTDWFNTPYYHILYKDRNDADAQLFMTNITEFLALPRTTHILDLPCGKGRHSVYLNSLGYKVTGGDLAENSITKAKVFENDTLKFKVHDMREPFNNSYDAIFNLFTSFGYFEDDKEDLLILENIKNGLKNKGYFVFDFLNVELVKRNLVASETKIVEDITFNITREIKDGFIIKTINFFADDEHRSYTERVKYLDEAKIRAYFHKVGFTIENTFGNYHLNTFDVNNSNRLIFVAR, encoded by the coding sequence ATGAAAACAAAAGAGTGGTTTACAGATTGGTTTAATACACCTTACTATCATATACTTTATAAGGATAGAAATGATGCTGATGCACAGTTATTTATGACAAACATAACTGAGTTTTTAGCATTACCAAGAACTACTCATATTCTAGATTTACCTTGTGGTAAAGGTCGTCATTCAGTTTATTTAAATTCTTTAGGATATAAAGTTACAGGTGGTGATTTAGCTGAAAATAGCATTACTAAAGCCAAAGTCTTTGAAAATGATACTTTAAAATTTAAAGTTCATGACATGAGAGAACCTTTCAACAATTCTTATGATGCCATTTTTAATTTGTTTACTAGTTTTGGGTATTTTGAAGACGATAAAGAAGATTTATTAATTTTAGAAAACATTAAAAACGGTTTAAAGAATAAGGGCTATTTTGTTTTTGATTTTTTAAATGTAGAGTTGGTTAAACGCAATTTAGTGGCTTCTGAAACAAAAATTGTAGAAGACATTACTTTTAATATAACAAGAGAAATTAAAGATGGTTTTATTATTAAAACCATTAATTTCTTTGCTGATGATGAACATAGAAGCTACACAGAAAGGGTAAAGTATTTAGATGAAGCCAAAATAAGAGCGTACTTTCATAAAGTTGGTTTTACCATTGAAAACACATTTGGAAATTATCATTTAAATACA